In a single window of the Phaeobacter sp. G2 genome:
- a CDS encoding delta-class carbonic anhydrase yields the protein MHKTTSLISATLVTMAVWSGGALAASDGHGAEAEEVPNAVVETQRAHLLENTLFAGFGPQSPRDIDSPAGSNRVEFEAAPPYTEMNLCNIHFHENAEHRGGEFTTYAGNGDGHGYGSGYKYSGTLSQAELMPLEQDVGVTEHGSLVPGDTIEVHYVHTTARVDPGPTLGSCLSDAIKNPQLRVEAQVYVLVNDEAALDFTKLTRLQKQNGLTQAINIPTDTGRVVEYSGSTTGPGYNEKGSPFQVTWGVRPKVAKVSIQSVAKWLSYNRFDEDHAHGVRNLVINRDLLSVIEH from the coding sequence ATGCACAAAACGACATCTTTGATTTCCGCGACACTCGTCACGATGGCAGTTTGGAGTGGGGGGGCGTTGGCCGCGTCTGACGGGCATGGCGCAGAGGCGGAAGAGGTGCCGAACGCAGTTGTGGAAACACAGCGGGCACATCTGTTGGAAAACACGCTTTTTGCAGGTTTTGGCCCCCAGTCCCCGCGTGATATCGACAGCCCGGCCGGGAGTAACCGCGTGGAGTTTGAAGCTGCCCCTCCCTACACAGAGATGAACCTGTGCAACATCCACTTCCATGAGAATGCGGAACATCGCGGGGGGGAGTTCACCACATATGCCGGCAATGGGGACGGGCATGGTTATGGCAGTGGCTACAAATACTCAGGCACGCTGAGCCAGGCTGAACTCATGCCGCTGGAGCAGGACGTCGGGGTCACCGAACATGGCAGCCTGGTGCCCGGAGACACCATTGAGGTGCACTATGTCCATACCACGGCGCGGGTTGATCCAGGCCCGACCCTTGGGTCCTGTCTCAGCGATGCGATCAAGAACCCACAACTGCGCGTCGAGGCCCAGGTCTATGTGCTGGTCAACGACGAAGCCGCGCTGGATTTCACCAAACTCACCCGGCTGCAAAAGCAAAACGGCCTGACCCAGGCCATCAATATTCCCACAGATACCGGTCGGGTGGTGGAGTATTCCGGCTCAACAACCGGTCCCGGCTACAATGAAAAGGGCTCGCCCTTTCAGGTGACCTGGGGCGTGCGGCCCAAGGTCGCCAAGGTCAGCATCCAGTCCGTTGCCAAATGGCTGTCCTACAACAGGTTTGACGAAGACCATGCCCATGGGGTGCGCAATCTGGTGATCAACCGTGACCTGCTGTCTGTGATCGAGCACTAG
- a CDS encoding efflux RND transporter permease subunit has protein sequence MDIARASIDRPLYTWIIMLVALLGGIWGFLNLGRLEDPAFTIKQAVVVTHYPGASAEQVAREVTEPLESAIQKMGEVKTITSINRPGNSLIEVEMQDTYDGTELPAIWTDLRAKIRDAARGLPDGVSQPYVNDSFGDVFGLFYAVTAEGYTDAERHELATFLRRELLAVDGVADVEISGLPDEAVFVEPDMAISVNQNISIAAIANSIATSNTVRSGGYLDGDAAENRISAPEGSDTVSEIAGLSIGAQGEVINVVDMAKVYRGRTSNPDLMIRFNGVEAFTLGIAGLASENIVEVGNRVDARLAELDTQIPFGVALLPIYQQHLVVDQASNDFLVNLATSVAIVVAVLALFMGWRAAVVVGATLLLTVVGTLLFMNLFSIEMERISLGALIIAMGMLVDNAIVVAEGMQISMQRGRNSRDAAHDAAAKTQIPLLGATVIGIMAFAGIGLSPDSAGEFLFSLFAVIAISLLLSWVLALTATPILGHYFFKQGKEGGADAYGGLLFRAYGGLLRISLKLRWLVVAGLIGLTVVCFAAFGTVKQQFFPNSNTPLFFVHYKLPQGSKIETTSAHLKIVEDWLSNRDDVVDFSTYIGQGASRFLLTYNAQKPNPSYGHLIIRTADIAAIPPLQADLEAFGQAQLPEGEFRTKRLVFGPGGGDPIQVRFSGPDSTVLRQLGEEAMRRLEAASPNILNTRQNWREREFVLTPRYATDRAQTAGIAREDIADTLLFSTDGLQAGVFREQDRLIPIVIRRHQGDTYNFMDQVVYSTTAQKFLPMEQMIDGVDLELEDTLLHRRDRVPTLTVGADIPVDLTAASVFSEIQSTIEEMQLPPGYTMEWGGDHESSGDANKSLGKQLPVTALIMVMISVFLFNAIRQPIIIWLLVPMSVNGVAMGLLGTGLPFTFTALLGLLSLSGMLIKNGIVLVEEIDLVREEGKPLREAIVEASVSRLRPVMLAAVTTILGMIPLLWDAFFVSMAVTIMGGLAFATVLTLVAAPVFYLIFFARDEKRRLAKA, from the coding sequence ATGGATATCGCACGCGCCTCAATTGACCGGCCGCTTTACACCTGGATCATCATGCTGGTGGCCTTGCTGGGCGGCATCTGGGGGTTTTTGAACCTCGGACGGCTGGAAGACCCGGCCTTTACTATCAAACAGGCGGTGGTGGTTACCCACTACCCCGGGGCCAGCGCCGAACAGGTGGCGCGCGAAGTCACCGAGCCGCTGGAATCCGCCATTCAGAAAATGGGGGAAGTTAAAACCATCACCTCGATCAACCGCCCCGGCAACTCGTTGATCGAAGTGGAGATGCAAGACACCTATGATGGCACCGAGTTGCCAGCCATCTGGACCGATCTGCGCGCCAAGATCCGCGATGCCGCGCGGGGGCTGCCGGATGGGGTGTCACAGCCCTATGTCAACGACAGCTTTGGCGATGTGTTTGGCCTGTTTTATGCGGTCACCGCCGAAGGCTACACCGATGCGGAACGCCACGAGCTCGCCACCTTCCTGCGCCGTGAGCTGCTGGCAGTGGACGGTGTCGCCGATGTCGAGATCTCAGGCCTGCCGGATGAGGCGGTTTTTGTTGAGCCTGACATGGCGATTTCGGTCAATCAGAATATCTCGATTGCGGCCATTGCCAACTCTATTGCCACCTCCAATACGGTGCGCTCCGGTGGGTATCTGGACGGTGACGCCGCCGAAAACCGCATCAGCGCCCCGGAAGGCTCGGATACCGTGTCCGAGATTGCGGGTCTGTCTATTGGCGCCCAGGGGGAGGTGATCAATGTTGTCGACATGGCAAAGGTTTACCGGGGGCGAACCAGCAACCCCGACCTGATGATCCGCTTTAACGGCGTCGAAGCCTTCACGCTTGGGATCGCGGGTCTGGCCAGCGAAAACATCGTTGAGGTGGGCAACCGGGTCGATGCGCGTCTGGCAGAGCTGGATACACAAATTCCCTTTGGGGTGGCGCTTTTGCCGATTTACCAGCAGCACCTGGTGGTGGATCAGGCCTCCAATGACTTTTTGGTCAACCTGGCGACCTCGGTTGCAATTGTTGTGGCGGTTCTGGCCCTGTTCATGGGCTGGCGGGCGGCTGTGGTCGTTGGCGCCACGCTGTTGTTGACGGTTGTTGGCACACTTTTGTTCATGAACCTGTTTTCCATTGAAATGGAACGGATTTCCCTGGGCGCACTGATCATTGCTATGGGGATGCTGGTGGATAACGCCATTGTTGTTGCGGAAGGTATGCAAATATCCATGCAGCGCGGGCGCAATTCACGCGATGCGGCGCATGATGCCGCGGCCAAGACCCAGATCCCACTATTGGGGGCGACGGTGATTGGCATCATGGCCTTTGCCGGCATCGGGCTCAGCCCGGATTCGGCTGGTGAATTCCTGTTCTCGCTGTTTGCGGTGATTGCCATTTCGCTGCTGCTGAGCTGGGTTCTGGCCCTGACGGCGACGCCGATCCTGGGTCATTACTTCTTCAAACAGGGGAAAGAGGGGGGCGCCGATGCCTATGGTGGGCTGCTGTTTCGCGCCTATGGCGGCTTGCTGCGGATCTCGCTCAAGCTGCGCTGGCTGGTGGTGGCCGGGCTCATCGGCCTGACGGTTGTCTGTTTTGCAGCCTTTGGCACCGTCAAACAGCAGTTCTTTCCGAACTCCAATACGCCTTTGTTCTTTGTGCACTACAAGCTGCCACAGGGCAGCAAGATCGAGACGACCTCAGCCCATTTGAAGATTGTTGAGGACTGGCTGTCCAACCGTGACGATGTGGTGGATTTCTCAACCTATATCGGTCAGGGGGCCTCGCGCTTTTTGTTGACCTATAATGCGCAAAAACCAAACCCGAGCTATGGCCACTTGATCATTCGCACGGCGGATATTGCTGCAATTCCCCCCCTTCAGGCCGATCTCGAAGCCTTTGGGCAGGCACAGTTGCCGGAGGGCGAATTCCGTACCAAACGTCTGGTCTTTGGACCCGGTGGCGGTGATCCGATCCAGGTGCGCTTTTCTGGTCCCGACTCAACTGTGTTGCGGCAGCTGGGAGAAGAGGCGATGCGTCGCCTCGAGGCAGCCTCGCCCAATATCCTCAACACCCGGCAGAACTGGCGGGAGCGCGAGTTTGTCCTGACGCCGCGCTATGCCACTGACCGGGCACAGACCGCAGGCATTGCCCGCGAAGATATTGCCGATACGCTGTTGTTTTCGACCGATGGGTTGCAGGCGGGCGTGTTTCGCGAGCAGGACCGGCTGATCCCGATCGTGATCCGCCGTCACCAGGGGGACACCTACAACTTCATGGACCAGGTGGTCTATTCCACTACCGCCCAGAAGTTTCTGCCGATGGAGCAGATGATCGACGGGGTGGATCTGGAGCTGGAGGATACCCTGTTGCACCGCCGCGACCGGGTTCCAACCCTCACGGTCGGGGCTGATATCCCTGTCGATTTGACTGCGGCGTCGGTCTTTTCCGAGATCCAGTCCACCATCGAGGAGATGCAGCTGCCGCCGGGCTACACCATGGAATGGGGCGGCGACCATGAAAGCTCGGGCGACGCCAACAAGAGTCTGGGCAAGCAGCTACCGGTGACGGCGCTGATTATGGTGATGATCTCGGTGTTTCTGTTCAATGCCATTCGCCAGCCGATCATCATCTGGCTCTTGGTGCCGATGTCGGTAAACGGCGTGGCCATGGGGCTGTTGGGGACCGGACTGCCCTTTACCTTCACCGCACTTCTGGGGCTGCTCAGCCTGTCCGGCATGTTGATCAAGAACGGTATCGTCCTGGTCGAGGAAATCGACCTGGTGCGCGAAGAGGGTAAGCCCCTGCGCGAGGCCATTGTCGAAGCCTCGGTGTCGCGTCTGCGCCCGGTGATGCTGGCGGCGGTCACCACCATTCTGGGGATGATCCCGCTGCTGTGGGACGCCTTCTTTGTCTCCATGGCGGTGACGATCATGGGCGGCTTGGCCTTTGCCACCGTGCTGACCCTGGTGGCGGCGCCGGTGTTCTACCTGATATTCTTTGCCCGCGACGAAAAGCGCAGGTTGGCAAAGGCCTGA
- a CDS encoding efflux RND transporter periplasmic adaptor subunit, whose product MPLLQKIAVALMPVLAGPALLVAGITAPAAVQAEEVLKPVKLMTTQSGTRLLERQFFGQVAAKQTVDLAFQVPGQVMRFPVAEGYIVPQGQLIAELDLEPFELNLEQARLQKEQADRTVSRLEQLKGTVSAVSIEDAQTQAGLAQVALRNAEYELRHATLNAPFEALVSTREVENFTTVAAGAPIVRLHDMSELHIEVDVPEVLFQRADRGDNVETIAIFPGSDESFPLQILEFTAEASNIGQTFRVTFSMQPPEGRQILPGASASVRVKVDTGEQGILVPSTAIVTTPEGDTGVMVFTPKGGETGEVTWVKVELVATQHGDFAISSGLQGGEEIVSTGGSALIDGQKVRRFSGFTN is encoded by the coding sequence ATGCCCCTATTGCAAAAGATAGCCGTGGCTCTGATGCCGGTATTGGCCGGTCCAGCGTTGCTGGTGGCTGGGATCACTGCGCCCGCAGCTGTGCAGGCGGAAGAGGTGCTCAAGCCGGTGAAACTGATGACAACGCAATCTGGCACCCGCTTGCTGGAACGGCAGTTCTTTGGCCAGGTGGCGGCCAAACAGACGGTTGATCTGGCCTTTCAGGTGCCCGGGCAGGTGATGCGCTTTCCGGTTGCCGAAGGCTATATTGTGCCACAGGGGCAGCTGATCGCTGAATTGGATCTGGAACCTTTTGAACTGAACCTGGAACAGGCGCGGTTGCAAAAAGAACAGGCTGACAGAACTGTCAGCCGTCTGGAGCAGTTGAAAGGCACCGTGAGTGCGGTCTCGATTGAAGATGCCCAAACCCAGGCTGGGCTGGCGCAGGTGGCCCTGCGAAATGCGGAATATGAACTGCGCCATGCGACCCTGAACGCCCCGTTTGAGGCCCTGGTCTCTACCCGCGAAGTGGAGAATTTCACCACCGTTGCGGCGGGGGCGCCAATTGTGCGCCTGCACGACATGTCAGAGCTGCATATCGAAGTGGATGTGCCGGAGGTGCTGTTTCAGCGCGCCGATCGCGGTGACAATGTTGAAACCATCGCCATCTTTCCCGGCAGCGACGAAAGCTTTCCGCTTCAGATCCTCGAATTCACCGCGGAGGCCAGCAATATTGGCCAGACGTTTCGGGTGACCTTTAGCATGCAGCCCCCCGAGGGCCGCCAGATCCTGCCGGGGGCCTCTGCCTCGGTGCGGGTCAAGGTTGATACCGGTGAACAGGGAATTCTGGTGCCTTCCACCGCGATTGTGACCACACCGGAAGGCGACACCGGCGTTATGGTCTTTACCCCCAAAGGCGGCGAGACCGGCGAGGTGACTTGGGTCAAGGTTGAGCTGGTGGCAACCCAACATGGCGATTTTGCCATTTCTTCCGGTCTGCAAGGTGGGGAGGAAATTGTCTCTACCGGTGGCAGTGCCCTGATCGACGGACAAAAGGTCCGCCGGTTCAGCGGCTTTACGAACTGA
- a CDS encoding MarR family transcriptional regulator — protein MRVLLAMFALYWRMEDALGKQEIISGLGRAECYLLLQLDHPRRLGELAKTLMLVPSSVTMAADRLEQDGLAVRLRDAQDRRAFLLQLTAKGRSLRAALEKRAEQAFREICDLNDDDIQKFSVLSDKLQKTFLGAANRCPGKER, from the coding sequence ATGAGGGTATTGCTTGCGATGTTCGCGCTATACTGGCGTATGGAAGATGCCCTGGGAAAACAGGAAATCATCAGCGGCCTGGGACGGGCGGAATGCTATCTTTTGCTGCAGCTGGACCACCCGCGTCGCCTGGGAGAGCTGGCAAAGACATTGATGCTGGTGCCCTCTAGCGTGACCATGGCCGCCGACCGGCTTGAACAGGATGGCCTGGCAGTGCGGTTGCGTGATGCCCAGGACCGACGTGCCTTTTTGCTGCAGCTCACCGCCAAGGGCCGCAGCCTGCGCGCGGCGCTGGAAAAGCGGGCAGAGCAGGCCTTTCGCGAGATTTGTGACCTTAATGACGACGATATACAGAAATTTTCTGTGTTATCGGATAAACTACAAAAGACGTTTTTGGGGGCTGCCAACCGCTGTCCCGGCAAGGAGAGATAA
- a CDS encoding beta-ketoacyl-ACP synthase III, translated as MYTAAITGTGVFTPSETITNAELVEAYNAYADRINAENAEAIAAGSFTALPQSSEEFIFKASGIEQRYVLDKKGILDPEIMYPQLRQRDDSEPGIMAEIALDAAKKALKQAGKTAEDVDLVICAASNMERAYPAVAIEIQDLLGIKGFAFDMNVACSSATFGIQTAVDMIRSGSIRAALVVNPEICSGHLEWRDRDCHFIFGDVATATLVERIENAKGDHFEVISTRCATEFSNNIRNNNGFLRRSRPDGVEDRRDMQFMQNGRKVFKEVLPMVSQHIANHMADEGIQRDALKRLWLHQANKSMNDFIGKKTLGRTPAADEQPNILQDYANTSSAGSIIAFSKYSEDLGEGDLGLICSFGAGYSVGSVILRRHSA; from the coding sequence ATGTACACAGCCGCAATTACCGGCACTGGGGTCTTCACCCCCTCCGAAACCATCACCAATGCTGAGCTGGTCGAGGCCTATAACGCCTATGCCGACAGGATAAACGCCGAAAACGCCGAGGCCATCGCTGCAGGCAGCTTTACCGCCCTGCCGCAGTCCTCGGAGGAGTTCATCTTTAAGGCCTCTGGCATCGAACAGCGCTATGTGCTTGATAAAAAGGGTATTCTCGACCCCGAAATCATGTACCCGCAGCTGCGCCAACGTGATGATTCAGAACCCGGCATTATGGCAGAAATTGCTCTGGACGCGGCCAAAAAGGCGCTGAAACAGGCTGGAAAGACCGCCGAGGACGTTGATCTGGTGATCTGTGCCGCCTCCAATATGGAACGCGCCTACCCTGCGGTTGCCATCGAAATCCAGGACCTGTTGGGAATCAAGGGCTTTGCCTTTGACATGAATGTTGCCTGCTCCTCTGCCACCTTCGGCATTCAGACCGCCGTTGATATGATCCGCTCGGGCAGCATTCGCGCCGCCCTGGTGGTCAACCCAGAGATCTGTTCCGGCCATCTGGAGTGGCGCGACCGCGATTGCCATTTCATTTTTGGCGATGTGGCAACCGCCACCCTGGTGGAACGGATCGAGAATGCCAAAGGCGACCATTTCGAGGTGATCTCAACCCGCTGTGCCACTGAGTTCTCCAACAATATCCGCAACAATAATGGCTTTCTGCGTCGCTCGCGTCCCGATGGCGTGGAAGACCGGCGCGATATGCAGTTCATGCAGAATGGCCGCAAGGTGTTCAAGGAAGTGCTGCCTATGGTCAGCCAGCATATTGCCAACCATATGGCGGATGAAGGCATCCAGCGCGATGCGCTGAAACGGCTCTGGCTGCATCAGGCCAATAAATCCATGAATGACTTCATTGGCAAAAAGACCCTGGGGCGGACGCCTGCTGCGGATGAGCAGCCCAATATCTTGCAAGACTATGCAAATACCTCTTCTGCAGGCTCGATTATTGCCTTCTCAAAATACTCCGAAGATCTCGGCGAAGGCGATCTGGGGCTGATCTGTTCCTTTGGTGCGGGCTACTCCGTCGGGTCGGTAATTCTGCGCCGCCACAGCGCCTAA